Proteins encoded in a region of the Massilia sp. UMI-21 genome:
- a CDS encoding type B 50S ribosomal protein L31, producing MKTDTHPDYREVLFHDVSCDFKFITRSTINTRETATYEGKEYPLVKIEVSAESHPFYTGKHKIVDTAGRVEKFRQKFGSVGSKTSVANG from the coding sequence ATGAAGACCGATACCCATCCGGATTACCGCGAAGTCCTGTTCCACGACGTGTCCTGCGACTTCAAGTTCATCACCCGTTCGACCATCAACACCCGCGAAACCGCTACCTACGAAGGTAAGGAATACCCGCTGGTGAAGATCGAAGTCTCGGCTGAATCGCACCCGTTCTACACCGGCAAGCACAAGATCGTCGACACCGCTGGCCGCGTCGAGAAGTTCCGCCAGAAGTTCGGTTCGGTCGGTTCGAAGACCTCGGTCGCCAACGGCTAA
- the trxA gene encoding thioredoxin TrxA, giving the protein MSENIKHITDASFDAEVLKSELPVLVDFWAEWCGPCKMIAPILEEVAQQYAGKLVVAKVDVDANQAVPAQFGIRGIPTLILFKNGAAAAQKVGAMAKGQLVQFIDSNI; this is encoded by the coding sequence ATGAGCGAAAACATTAAACACATCACCGATGCAAGCTTCGATGCCGAAGTGCTCAAGTCCGAGCTCCCGGTCCTGGTCGATTTCTGGGCTGAGTGGTGCGGCCCGTGCAAGATGATTGCACCGATTCTGGAAGAAGTTGCCCAGCAGTACGCAGGCAAGCTGGTGGTGGCCAAGGTCGACGTCGACGCCAACCAGGCCGTCCCGGCCCAGTTCGGCATCCGCGGCATCCCGACCCTGATCCTGTTCAAGAATGGCGCTGCCGCTGCACAGAAAGTCGGCGCCATGGCCAAGGGCCAGCTGGTTCAGTTTATCGACAGCAATATCTGA
- the ada gene encoding bifunctional DNA-binding transcriptional regulator/O6-methylguanine-DNA methyltransferase Ada, which yields MSSLFDTDEARWAAVQRRDRDADGRFYYSVRSTGVYCRPSCPSRVALRANVAFHASCADAEAAGFRACLRCKPAQAPLAERQAAAVAQACRLIDEAELSPDLDSLAQAAGMSRFHFHRIFKAHTGITPKAYAAARRTARLQQGLAAAPSVTDALYQAGFGSSGRFYEASAAALGMTPGRYRAGGQGETIRFALAGCSLGAILVASTAKGICAILIGDEPEPLLHDLQARFPRAELVGAEPGFERTVAQVLALVEAPRLGLDLPLDVRGTAFQRRVWEALRAVPAGATVSYSELAERLGMPNAARAVAGACAANPVAVAIPCHRVVRTDGALSGYRWGIERKRTLLEREAGQ from the coding sequence ATGAGCAGCCTGTTCGATACCGACGAGGCGCGCTGGGCCGCCGTGCAGCGCCGCGACCGCGACGCCGACGGCCGGTTCTACTATTCCGTGCGCAGCACCGGCGTGTACTGCCGCCCCTCCTGCCCGTCGCGGGTGGCGCTGCGCGCCAACGTCGCCTTCCACGCCAGCTGCGCCGACGCCGAAGCGGCCGGCTTTCGCGCCTGCCTGCGCTGCAAGCCGGCGCAGGCGCCGCTCGCGGAGCGCCAGGCCGCTGCGGTGGCGCAGGCCTGCCGCCTGATCGACGAGGCGGAACTGTCCCCCGACCTGGACAGCCTGGCGCAGGCCGCCGGCATGAGCCGCTTTCATTTCCACCGCATCTTCAAGGCGCATACCGGCATCACGCCGAAAGCCTACGCGGCGGCGCGCCGCACCGCGCGCCTGCAACAGGGACTGGCGGCCGCGCCGAGCGTGACCGACGCGCTGTACCAGGCCGGCTTCGGCTCGAGCGGCCGCTTCTACGAAGCCAGCGCCGCGGCGCTCGGCATGACGCCGGGCCGCTACCGCGCCGGCGGGCAGGGCGAGACCATCCGCTTCGCGCTTGCCGGCTGTTCGCTCGGCGCGATCCTGGTGGCGAGCACCGCGAAAGGCATCTGCGCGATCCTGATCGGCGACGAGCCGGAGCCGCTGCTGCACGACCTGCAGGCGCGCTTCCCGCGGGCCGAACTGGTCGGGGCGGAGCCCGGCTTCGAACGCACGGTGGCGCAGGTGCTGGCCTTGGTAGAGGCGCCGCGCCTGGGGCTCGACCTGCCGCTCGACGTGCGCGGCACCGCCTTCCAGCGCCGCGTCTGGGAAGCGCTGCGCGCCGTTCCGGCCGGCGCCACGGTCAGCTACAGCGAACTGGCCGAGCGCCTCGGCATGCCGAACGCCGCCCGTGCCGTGGCGGGCGCCTGCGCCGCCAATCCGGTGGCGGTGGCGATTCCCTGCCACCGCGTGGTCCGCACCGACGGCGCGCTGTCCGGCTACCGCTGGGGGATCGAACGCAAGCGCACCCTGCTCGAGCGCGAGGCCGGTCAATGA
- the hutC gene encoding histidine utilization repressor, with product MEESIAQDSTPIFQRIKDYLVAEIASGRWKEGDLVPSEQALVRQFGVSRMTVNRAVRELTAEQILVRRQGSGTYVAPQKYQATLVEIRNIADEIRARGRAHRSDLRLLGEDTATEELAAEFELAPGAALYHSVIVHFENDLPIQVEDRWVNPACAPSYLDQDFSSITPNEHLMAAAPLQGATYAIEAQPAPAGIAVLLGIDAGLPCLVLQRRTTSGGRVASVATMWHPGHLARFTGSV from the coding sequence TTGGAAGAATCGATCGCGCAAGACAGCACCCCTATTTTCCAGCGAATCAAGGATTACCTGGTTGCCGAAATCGCGTCGGGCCGCTGGAAAGAAGGCGACCTGGTGCCGTCCGAGCAGGCGCTGGTGCGCCAGTTCGGCGTCTCGCGCATGACCGTCAACCGCGCGGTGCGCGAGCTGACCGCCGAGCAGATCCTGGTGCGGCGCCAGGGTTCGGGCACCTACGTGGCGCCGCAGAAGTACCAGGCGACGCTGGTCGAGATCCGCAACATCGCCGACGAGATCCGTGCCCGCGGCCGCGCCCACCGCAGCGATCTGCGCCTGCTCGGCGAAGATACCGCCACCGAGGAACTGGCCGCCGAATTCGAGCTGGCTCCGGGCGCCGCGCTGTACCACTCGGTCATCGTCCATTTCGAGAACGACCTGCCGATCCAGGTCGAAGACCGCTGGGTCAACCCGGCCTGCGCGCCGAGCTACCTGGACCAGGACTTCAGCAGCATCACGCCGAACGAACACCTGATGGCGGCCGCGCCGCTGCAGGGCGCTACCTATGCCATCGAAGCGCAGCCGGCGCCGGCCGGGATCGCCGTCCTGCTGGGAATCGATGCGGGGCTGCCCTGCCTGGTGCTACAGCGCCGCACCACCTCGGGCGGGCGGGTCGCCTCGGTGGCCACGATGTGGCATCCAGGCCACTTGGCGCGCTTTACCGGCAGCGTTTGA
- the rho gene encoding transcription termination factor Rho — MHLSELKAMHVSALLEMAIGLDIDNAARLRKQELMFAILKKRAKQGEQIFGDGALEVLPDGFGFLRSPDASYMASTDDIYISPSQIRRFNLHTGDSIEGEVRTPKDGERYFALVKVDKVNGESPEASKHRILFENLTPLHPNEPLRLERDMNGAENITGRIVDLISPIGKGQRGLLVASPKSGKSVMLQHIAHAITANHPDVTLIVLLIDERPEEVTEMQRSVRGEVVASTFDEPATRHVQVAEMVLEKAKRLVEMKKDVVILLDSITRLARAYNTVIPASGKVLTGGVDANALQRPKRFFGAARNVEEGGSLTIVATALIETGSRMDDVIYEEFKGTGNMEVHLERRLAEKRVYPAINLNKSGTRREELLIKPDQLQKIWILRKLLYSMDEIEAMEFILDKMRATKNNVEFFDMMRRGG; from the coding sequence ATGCATTTATCTGAACTGAAGGCAATGCACGTCTCCGCGCTGCTGGAGATGGCCATCGGCCTCGACATCGACAACGCAGCCCGCCTGCGCAAACAGGAACTGATGTTCGCGATCCTGAAGAAGCGCGCCAAGCAGGGCGAACAGATCTTCGGCGACGGCGCCCTCGAAGTCCTGCCGGACGGCTTCGGCTTCCTGCGCTCGCCGGACGCCAGCTACATGGCCTCGACCGACGACATCTACATCTCGCCGTCGCAGATCCGCCGGTTCAACTTGCATACGGGTGACTCGATCGAAGGCGAAGTGCGTACGCCGAAGGACGGCGAGCGCTACTTCGCGCTGGTGAAGGTGGACAAGGTCAACGGCGAGTCGCCGGAAGCCTCGAAGCACCGCATCCTGTTCGAAAACCTGACGCCGCTGCACCCGAACGAACCGCTGCGCCTCGAGCGCGACATGAACGGCGCCGAGAACATCACCGGCCGTATCGTCGACCTGATCTCGCCGATCGGCAAGGGCCAGCGCGGCCTGCTGGTGGCCTCGCCGAAGTCGGGCAAGTCGGTCATGCTGCAGCACATCGCGCACGCGATCACCGCCAACCACCCGGACGTGACCCTGATCGTCCTCTTGATCGACGAGCGTCCGGAAGAAGTGACCGAGATGCAGCGATCGGTGCGCGGCGAAGTGGTCGCCTCGACCTTCGACGAACCGGCCACCCGCCACGTGCAGGTCGCCGAGATGGTGCTGGAAAAGGCCAAGCGCCTGGTCGAGATGAAGAAGGATGTCGTGATCCTGCTGGACTCGATCACCCGCCTGGCGCGTGCCTACAACACCGTGATCCCGGCTTCGGGCAAGGTGCTGACCGGCGGTGTCGACGCCAACGCCCTGCAGCGTCCGAAGCGTTTCTTCGGCGCCGCGCGTAACGTCGAGGAAGGCGGCTCGCTGACCATCGTCGCCACCGCCCTGATCGAGACCGGTTCGCGCATGGACGACGTGATCTACGAGGAATTCAAGGGCACCGGCAACATGGAAGTGCACCTCGAGCGCCGCCTGGCCGAGAAGCGCGTCTACCCGGCGATCAACCTGAACAAGTCGGGCACCCGCCGCGAAGAACTGCTGATCAAGCCGGACCAGCTGCAGAAGATCTGGATCCTGCGCAAGCTGCTGTACTCGATGGACGAGATCGAGGCGATGGAGTTCATCCTCGACAAGATGCGCGCGACCAAGAACAATGTCGAATTCTTTGACATGATGCGCCGCGGCGGCTAA
- a CDS encoding 2OG-Fe(II) oxygenase, with protein sequence MTPIDWERVAAELDAFGCAVIPGLLAPQDCVAAGALYDRPVLFRSRVVMQQHGFGRGEYQYFAYPLPAPLAALRTALYPPLAAIANRWNALLGIESRFPDEHADYLARCHAAGQRQPTPLLLRYREGDYNCLHQDLYGELVFPLQVAVLLSRPGEDFDGGELVLTEQRPRMQSRAEVVPLGQGDAVVFAVNQRPVQGTRGVYRVAMRHGVSRLRRGTRHTLGIIFHDAG encoded by the coding sequence ATGACGCCGATCGACTGGGAGCGCGTGGCCGCCGAACTCGACGCCTTCGGTTGCGCCGTGATTCCGGGGCTGCTGGCGCCGCAGGACTGCGTGGCCGCCGGCGCGCTGTACGACCGGCCCGTGCTGTTCCGCAGCCGGGTCGTGATGCAGCAGCACGGCTTCGGCAGGGGCGAGTACCAGTATTTTGCGTACCCGTTGCCGGCGCCGCTGGCGGCGCTACGCACCGCCCTGTATCCGCCGCTGGCCGCCATCGCCAACCGCTGGAACGCGCTGCTGGGCATCGAGTCGCGCTTCCCGGACGAGCACGCGGACTACCTGGCGCGCTGCCATGCCGCCGGCCAGCGCCAGCCCACGCCGCTGCTGCTGCGCTACCGCGAGGGCGACTACAACTGCCTGCACCAGGATCTGTACGGCGAGCTGGTGTTCCCGCTGCAGGTGGCGGTGCTGCTGTCCCGGCCCGGTGAGGATTTCGACGGCGGCGAATTGGTCTTGACGGAGCAGCGCCCGCGCATGCAGTCGCGGGCCGAGGTGGTGCCCCTTGGCCAGGGCGACGCGGTCGTGTTCGCGGTCAACCAGCGGCCGGTACAGGGTACCCGCGGCGTCTACCGGGTGGCGATGCGCCATGGCGTGAGCCGGCTGCGGCGCGGCACGCGGCATACCCTGGGGATCATCTTCCACGACGCCGGCTGA
- a CDS encoding response regulator has translation MKPPSSPAPQAAPRRVLLLDDDRFMLAVLRDMFDMLDKGGGGGPFDVHAEDDARRALVALPRHAPELLVCDLAMPDMDGIEFLQAAADQGFNGRVILVTGMEDGVRDAASELARALGLQVAGAFRKPLAIEQLRRAVQC, from the coding sequence ATGAAGCCCCCTTCCTCGCCCGCACCGCAGGCCGCGCCCCGGCGCGTGCTGCTGCTCGACGATGACCGCTTCATGCTCGCGGTGCTGCGCGACATGTTCGACATGCTCGACAAGGGTGGCGGCGGCGGCCCCTTCGACGTTCACGCCGAGGACGACGCGCGGCGCGCACTGGTGGCCCTGCCGCGCCATGCGCCCGAGCTGCTGGTCTGCGACCTGGCGATGCCCGACATGGACGGCATCGAGTTCCTGCAGGCCGCGGCCGACCAGGGCTTCAACGGCCGGGTGATTCTAGTGACGGGCATGGAAGACGGCGTGCGCGATGCGGCCAGCGAGCTGGCACGCGCCCTCGGCTTGCAGGTGGCGGGCGCCTTCCGCAAGCCGCTGGCGATCGAGCAGCTGCGGCGCGCGGTGCAATGTTGA
- a CDS encoding glycosyltransferase has product MKPVRLPAAATLALPRWALLALGMLYILPGLIGRHPWKEDAGPFGIMWTMAHGGLDDWLYPNIAGLAAAEEGPLAFWLGAICIKLFGWILGDVLAARVSTIGIFVTGAMSLWYTAFHLGRRAEAQPLRLAFGGQPEPDDYGRTLGDTAVLIYLGCLGLLVQSHLTLAATLQGALLAYFLYRAVRYVETSSTRNAVLVGLSLGLLSLTRGILAPAALVLALYACTRYLKLATRDTLRHLAIAAGVGFLITLVWIVPAALLRPYGLSPVGEWLDWNAGQVGLPTLASLKDFLRIGVWFFWPAWPFALWAIWAWRRQQHLLHIVMPVMFFVALTLLLLCDPALENGDFLKMLAPLALMAAFGLPTMKRGAINAIDWFSVMVLTILGALIWLFWIAKLTGWPAQLAKNALKLVPGFKPEVGIVAFLVAAAASIGWIMLVHWRLSRQPSVLWRAVVLSSSGLILVWVLLMTLFLPDLNYSKSYATVAQQIAARLPADADCIETNLGPAQRASIAYFGRLPFVSLAGGRCQYVLLRDSIRSRDDSALARRYGLRGAEVLWEGRRASDRDERFRLFRRPR; this is encoded by the coding sequence ATGAAACCCGTCCGCCTTCCCGCTGCCGCCACCCTGGCACTGCCCCGCTGGGCCCTGCTCGCGCTGGGCATGCTGTACATTTTGCCGGGCCTGATCGGCCGTCACCCGTGGAAGGAAGACGCCGGCCCCTTCGGCATCATGTGGACCATGGCGCATGGCGGCCTGGACGACTGGCTGTACCCGAACATCGCCGGCCTGGCCGCCGCCGAGGAAGGGCCGCTGGCCTTCTGGCTCGGCGCCATCTGCATCAAGCTGTTCGGCTGGATCCTGGGCGACGTGCTGGCCGCGCGCGTCTCGACCATCGGCATTTTTGTTACCGGCGCGATGTCGCTCTGGTACACCGCCTTCCACCTGGGCCGGCGCGCCGAAGCGCAGCCGCTGCGCCTGGCCTTCGGCGGCCAGCCCGAACCCGACGACTACGGCCGTACGCTGGGCGATACCGCGGTCCTGATTTACCTGGGCTGCCTCGGCCTGCTGGTACAGAGCCACCTGACCCTGGCCGCCACCCTGCAGGGCGCCCTGCTCGCCTATTTCCTGTACCGCGCGGTGCGCTACGTCGAAACCTCCTCGACCCGCAACGCGGTGCTGGTCGGGCTGTCGCTGGGGCTGCTTTCGCTCACGCGCGGCATCCTGGCGCCGGCGGCGCTGGTGCTGGCGCTGTATGCCTGCACCCGCTACCTGAAGCTGGCCACCCGCGACACCTTGCGCCACCTGGCGATCGCGGCCGGTGTCGGATTTCTTATCACCCTGGTCTGGATCGTGCCGGCCGCCCTGCTGCGCCCCTACGGCCTGTCGCCGGTCGGCGAATGGCTGGACTGGAACGCCGGCCAGGTCGGCCTGCCGACCCTGGCATCGCTGAAGGACTTCCTCCGCATCGGCGTCTGGTTCTTCTGGCCGGCCTGGCCCTTCGCCCTGTGGGCGATCTGGGCCTGGCGCCGCCAGCAGCACCTGCTGCACATCGTGATGCCGGTCATGTTCTTCGTCGCCCTGACGCTGCTGCTGCTGTGCGACCCCGCGCTCGAGAACGGCGACTTCCTCAAGATGCTGGCGCCGCTGGCGCTGATGGCCGCCTTCGGCCTGCCCACCATGAAGCGCGGCGCGATCAATGCGATCGACTGGTTCTCGGTGATGGTGCTGACCATCCTGGGCGCGCTCATCTGGCTGTTCTGGATCGCCAAGCTCACCGGCTGGCCGGCCCAGCTGGCCAAGAACGCACTCAAGCTGGTGCCGGGCTTCAAGCCGGAAGTCGGCATCGTCGCCTTCCTGGTGGCGGCCGCCGCCAGCATCGGCTGGATCATGCTGGTCCACTGGCGCCTGTCGCGCCAGCCCTCGGTGCTGTGGCGCGCGGTGGTGCTGTCCTCTAGCGGGCTGATCCTGGTGTGGGTGCTCTTGATGACCCTGTTCCTGCCGGACCTGAACTACAGCAAGAGCTACGCCACCGTAGCCCAGCAGATCGCGGCGCGCCTGCCGGCCGACGCCGACTGCATCGAGACCAACCTGGGCCCGGCCCAGCGCGCCTCGATCGCCTATTTCGGCCGCCTGCCCTTCGTCAGCCTGGCCGGCGGGCGCTGCCAGTACGTCCTGCTGCGCGACAGCATCCGCAGCCGCGACGACAGCGCGCTGGCGCGCCGCTACGGGCTGCGCGGCGCCGAAGTGCTGTGGGAAGGCCGGCGCGCCTCCGACCGCGACGAACGCTTCCGCCTGTTCCGGCGCCCGCGCTGA